The Leptospira bouyouniensis genome contains a region encoding:
- a CDS encoding type II secretion system F family protein — translation MPLFTYVAFNKKGKEEKNIIDAVNLQAARNKLKAKGLYVRSIHEDREKEERELFPFLSKLLYRIPRKDVGLFCKQLGTLIGAGIPLDKCLLSIIDQVENIYFKKVLIEMRADITEGSSLSESMKKHKTVFPDQYPSLISVGESTGNYENTLHRLAELEEKSSELKSKVQVAMIYPMIMGLLSLGVSIFLLVVVIPQIEQLFASFDAKLPLLTRAVIFLSYVLTNYWYFILAIIAGSFLGFLKWKSSEDGKKVWDKFLLGLPIIGTLLRKILVSNFARNLSILLLNRVPLIVSLNIVSDVVGHTVFKEEIDAAIIKIKEGGKLSDSLQGSQVLPQMVLGMLSAGEASDKVPEMMNKLSEIYESEVDTAIKSLTQSLEPMMIIVMGGIIFTIMAAIMTPMYKLTQEIQGM, via the coding sequence ATGCCACTTTTTACCTACGTAGCTTTCAATAAAAAAGGAAAAGAAGAAAAAAACATAATTGATGCTGTAAATTTACAAGCAGCACGTAACAAACTGAAGGCGAAAGGGCTTTACGTAAGATCTATCCATGAAGATCGAGAGAAAGAAGAACGTGAATTATTTCCTTTTTTATCAAAACTTCTATATCGTATACCTAGAAAGGATGTTGGACTATTTTGTAAACAACTTGGAACTTTGATTGGAGCAGGGATTCCTCTTGATAAATGTTTACTTTCTATCATTGACCAAGTTGAAAATATATATTTCAAAAAGGTATTGATAGAGATGCGGGCCGACATCACAGAAGGATCAAGCCTTTCTGAGTCTATGAAAAAACACAAAACTGTGTTTCCTGACCAATACCCAAGTTTGATATCTGTTGGAGAGTCCACAGGAAATTACGAAAACACCTTACATAGGTTAGCTGAACTAGAGGAGAAATCTTCTGAGTTGAAATCAAAAGTGCAAGTTGCCATGATTTATCCTATGATTATGGGTTTACTTTCTCTAGGTGTGTCGATCTTTTTATTAGTAGTAGTGATTCCACAAATTGAACAATTGTTTGCATCATTTGATGCCAAACTACCCTTACTCACACGTGCTGTAATTTTTTTATCCTATGTGTTAACCAATTACTGGTATTTTATTTTGGCAATCATCGCTGGCAGTTTTTTAGGATTTTTGAAATGGAAAAGTTCAGAGGATGGGAAAAAAGTTTGGGATAAGTTCTTACTTGGACTCCCGATCATCGGAACTTTACTTCGTAAGATTTTAGTTTCTAATTTTGCAAGGAACCTTTCCATTCTACTTTTAAATCGAGTGCCCCTCATTGTTTCTCTCAATATTGTTTCGGACGTGGTAGGCCATACGGTTTTTAAAGAAGAGATAGATGCCGCCATTATCAAAATTAAGGAAGGGGGAAAATTATCGGATTCCTTACAAGGGAGCCAAGTCCTTCCACAAATGGTCCTTGGGATGTTAAGCGCTGGTGAGGCATCCGATAAAGTTCCCGAAATGATGAATAAACTCTCAGAAATCTACGAATCTGAGGTGGATACAGCAATAAAATCTTTGACCCAATCATTGGAACCTATGATGATCATAGTAATGGGTGGAATTATTTTTACCATTATGGCGGCGATTATGACGCCAATGTACAAACTAACTCAAGAAATCCAGGGGATGTAG
- a CDS encoding type II secretion system protein GspG: MKIKGKNRKIREGLTLIEITVVMLILGSLMAILYSSIGNRGEGEKKLKLKNDSAVLKTALERYLEVYDKYPSEEQGLQALIEKPDDDKIGDDYEPIIKEKAVLKDPWKTPYVLKFEGAVPQVLTLGEDKKEGGDGKNKDFNILSPDDYPAAFR, encoded by the coding sequence ATGAAAATCAAAGGAAAAAACAGAAAGATCCGTGAGGGATTAACGCTAATTGAGATTACAGTGGTAATGCTCATTTTAGGATCTCTTATGGCAATTCTTTACTCAAGTATCGGTAACCGGGGTGAAGGCGAAAAAAAATTAAAACTTAAAAATGACAGTGCCGTTTTAAAAACAGCATTAGAACGTTATTTGGAAGTTTATGATAAATACCCATCCGAAGAACAAGGTTTACAAGCGTTAATTGAAAAGCCAGACGATGACAAAATTGGTGATGATTATGAGCCAATCATTAAGGAAAAGGCAGTCTTAAAAGACCCATGGAAAACTCCATATGTTTTGAAATTTGAAGGAGCTGTCCCTCAAGTTTTAACATTAGGTGAAGACAAAAAAGAAGGTGGAGATGGAAAAAATAAAGATTTTAACATCCTCTCTCCTGATGATTACCCAGCCGCTTTCCGATAA
- a CDS encoding prepilin-type N-terminal cleavage/methylation domain-containing protein, translated as MITQPLSDKKQFPLRKRKFRDGLTLIEIVVVISILGLLMVIVGGSLRNLIIPSTEDISVKLQESFKFGYNKAQLTNQAVLFVYDFEKREYQFFLLKREEGGLEEEPILKKVTLPFYSKITSVRDLGGKPRNEGKIRIVFTPQGTTTDLFLYVGSDTEIKRTIQIYRYGGKIKIHKTEYFPEPEANPILKVSYGLDERDEQIDPNAKTQPR; from the coding sequence ATGATTACCCAGCCGCTTTCCGATAAAAAACAATTTCCTCTTAGGAAAAGAAAGTTCCGCGACGGTCTCACACTCATTGAGATCGTCGTTGTGATTTCTATATTAGGACTTCTAATGGTAATCGTTGGTGGTTCTCTTCGGAATCTCATTATTCCTTCAACAGAAGATATCTCTGTCAAATTACAAGAGTCCTTTAAGTTTGGTTACAACAAAGCCCAACTCACAAACCAGGCTGTACTGTTTGTTTATGACTTCGAAAAACGGGAATACCAGTTTTTTTTACTCAAACGGGAAGAAGGTGGTTTAGAAGAAGAACCCATTCTCAAAAAAGTGACCTTACCATTTTACTCTAAGATTACGAGTGTCCGAGACTTAGGTGGAAAACCTAGAAATGAAGGGAAAATCCGTATTGTTTTTACTCCCCAAGGCACAACAACAGATTTATTTTTATATGTGGGTTCCGACACTGAAATCAAACGTACGATCCAGATCTATCGTTATGGTGGAAAAATAAAAATCCATAAAACAGAATATTTTCCTGAACCAGAAGCCAATCCAATTTTAAAAGTGTCGTATGGCCTAGATGAACGAGATGAACAAATTGATCCCAATGCAAAAACTCAACCTCGTTAA
- a CDS encoding prepilin-type cleavage/methylation domain-containing protein: MQKLNLVKSFKSAFTLFEVTIAMAMAAMVMTYTYSMIAEGISYQKKAVLLSNAVHLAKIKMAQVDSSTTMQTDTSRGSIDAFPGYTFETEIKEEEMDLLKLAGGPNAEELRKKAPKDMLGDKDVGLSDLMKKRGQKKSFETGGVLKVFRVKVSIFYTDGNKKESYSVETFRSTKY, translated from the coding sequence ATGCAAAAACTCAACCTCGTTAAATCATTCAAGTCCGCATTCACATTGTTTGAGGTCACGATTGCAATGGCAATGGCTGCGATGGTTATGACATATACATATTCAATGATTGCAGAAGGAATTTCATATCAAAAAAAAGCAGTTTTACTTTCTAATGCTGTTCACTTAGCAAAAATCAAAATGGCACAAGTTGATTCCTCAACCACTATGCAAACTGATACCTCACGTGGTTCTATTGATGCGTTTCCTGGATACACTTTTGAAACAGAGATCAAAGAAGAGGAAATGGATTTGCTCAAACTTGCTGGTGGCCCCAATGCAGAAGAATTACGAAAAAAAGCGCCTAAGGATATGTTAGGTGATAAAGATGTTGGACTCAGTGACCTCATGAAAAAAAGAGGTCAGAAAAAAAGTTTTGAAACTGGTGGTGTTTTAAAAGTATTTAGAGTAAAGGTTTCGATTTTTTACACAGATGGAAATAAAAAAGAATCCTATTCAGTAGAAACATTTCGGAGCACTAAATACTAA
- a CDS encoding type II secretion system protein GspJ — MKVWCLLSNSRKKLTFQTFKSGFTLVEISIVVMIMAVIFTGIFSVFYTANKISKKGASNKGANRKDILYAMENIRGTLSRTYFIDNQKRILFVGKQEGVTGSRNDRIVFATANPNSEEEGQASVREVSFYLRKMPNPKMDGLSYLIRREDEMIDTFPTQGGVEHVLLENVKSFQMKFSERGDKWVDDWNSRTTKKIPRLIRFEIISLVGSAFVKYESLAHPVILYK; from the coding sequence ATGAAAGTTTGGTGTTTATTGTCAAATTCTCGTAAAAAACTAACTTTTCAAACTTTCAAAAGTGGATTTACCTTGGTTGAAATTTCGATTGTTGTCATGATCATGGCAGTTATTTTCACAGGTATCTTTTCTGTTTTTTATACAGCTAATAAAATATCCAAAAAAGGTGCATCGAATAAGGGTGCAAACCGAAAAGATATTTTATATGCAATGGAAAATATCCGCGGGACTTTATCACGAACCTACTTTATCGATAACCAGAAACGGATTTTATTTGTAGGAAAACAAGAAGGTGTGACTGGGTCTAGGAATGACCGGATTGTTTTTGCTACAGCCAACCCAAATTCAGAAGAGGAAGGCCAAGCTTCCGTTCGGGAAGTTTCGTTTTATTTAAGGAAGATGCCAAACCCTAAAATGGATGGACTTTCTTATTTAATTCGAAGGGAAGATGAGATGATTGATACATTTCCTACACAAGGTGGAGTTGAACATGTGTTACTCGAAAATGTGAAAAGTTTTCAAATGAAATTTTCAGAGAGAGGAGATAAATGGGTAGATGATTGGAATTCTAGGACTACAAAAAAAATTCCAAGACTCATTCGGTTTGAAATTATATCACTTGTGGGGAGTGCCTTTGTTAAATATGAATCGCTTGCGCATCCAGTTATTCTCTACAAATAA
- a CDS encoding general secretion pathway protein GspK → MPLLNMNRLRIQLFSTNKKSKQGFMVYLLVMAIGTASLFTASKFFEDAATEYRVARAQADGFRAHMLAKAGFMGAVGALKKIPEEVLYQSGLAMDPPPIPLGGGVIYYTMSPEDGKININSLVKIYDDQPNQRTIEMVTRLFYQFGLKRDMIFPILDWIDENHQETGGGAEQYYYTRLTPPRKIKNAPFYSLSELLNVKGFDRSVVYESLKPKDFDKNNSKDFMTEEERALRSDKDYVLSNNITAYLPAGDSYDDRININTAPYFVLISLSDFMTKQAAMKILKLKLQKGGYIKELKDLETEPEFQVKTTGDLTLYKELAGEGTDVSGGRIKTKGEVYKITGVGIIKDKVVRKVTGLFDLTNNQMLYYTED, encoded by the coding sequence GTGCCTTTGTTAAATATGAATCGCTTGCGCATCCAGTTATTCTCTACAAATAAAAAATCCAAACAAGGATTTATGGTTTATCTTCTAGTGATGGCCATAGGAACTGCATCCTTGTTTACCGCTTCCAAATTTTTTGAGGATGCTGCTACGGAATACCGTGTCGCTAGGGCACAGGCAGACGGATTTCGTGCTCATATGTTAGCAAAAGCTGGGTTTATGGGAGCCGTGGGAGCATTAAAAAAAATTCCAGAAGAAGTATTGTACCAGTCCGGCCTTGCCATGGACCCACCTCCCATTCCCCTCGGTGGAGGTGTGATCTATTACACGATGAGTCCTGAAGATGGAAAAATCAATATCAACTCGTTAGTCAAAATTTACGATGACCAACCGAACCAAAGGACTATCGAAATGGTCACTAGGTTGTTTTACCAATTTGGGCTGAAACGAGATATGATTTTCCCCATTTTGGATTGGATCGATGAGAATCACCAGGAGACGGGAGGTGGTGCAGAACAATATTATTACACGCGACTTACCCCTCCTAGGAAGATCAAAAATGCCCCGTTTTATTCACTCTCTGAGCTATTGAATGTAAAAGGATTTGATCGTTCTGTTGTTTATGAGAGCTTAAAACCCAAAGATTTTGATAAAAATAATTCAAAAGATTTTATGACAGAAGAGGAAAGAGCCCTTCGTTCCGATAAAGATTACGTGCTCTCGAACAATATCACTGCCTATTTGCCAGCTGGGGATTCGTATGATGACCGAATTAATATCAATACAGCTCCCTATTTTGTCCTCATTTCCCTCTCTGATTTTATGACCAAACAAGCAGCGATGAAAATTTTGAAACTCAAGTTGCAGAAAGGAGGCTATATTAAAGAATTGAAAGATCTGGAGACAGAACCTGAGTTCCAAGTAAAAACAACTGGTGATCTCACCTTGTATAAAGAACTCGCAGGGGAAGGAACCGATGTTTCTGGCGGGCGGATCAAAACCAAAGGTGAAGTTTACAAAATTACAGGGGTCGGGATTATTAAGGATAAAGTGGTTCGTAAGGTAACTGGATTATTTGATCTTACCAACAACCAGATGTTATACTATACAGAAGATTAA
- a CDS encoding cell division protein FtsA has product MLSFDQYLAIDYGSTFLKGVLFKKVLGKVVILRTESLPVVELDETEGDPFEYNIIRFIQSFFPEENRFLINLGIHNLFVRDLTVPLVSEKAIQEVLPFEVENLVPYPMEELEVIGKTWRTSKENSDVITFNVHHSELFRALKPFAKGDLTLSCLSLDSFVISSLITKNYPLLIGDKTILQLDLGGRYSILNVLYEGKLRHTRQIYIGGEEITSEIANILKVDLDEARLIKESLPIGFLFDTIDKGDETKFLNQFHINGSQFKSIRKFILVKLDQIIHEVENSIFSLPEQERPSLILLSGGASLYPSLTAYLEEKLGIKTGRYEFLGINDPSFVTAVATGVHFESRNRVNFLETGFAKKIHTNRFKLSAFKPHIILVSISLILLFGVFIIGIILDKRKIAAGKQILIEKYKNGIGGELGEDEDPVYAANNKLKAERKKTEIYRLFLSQESVLDVLNEATEQFPSPEVLPFILDQFNFEEKEIQIYGRVNEFGEIGTIQSALEKSEKFTNIQIQNKRLITGVNKFKVSFKIKMDVVTPKDEP; this is encoded by the coding sequence ATGTTATCATTTGACCAGTACCTTGCAATCGATTATGGCTCAACCTTCTTAAAGGGTGTATTATTTAAAAAAGTATTAGGAAAAGTGGTTATCCTTCGTACTGAAAGTTTGCCCGTCGTGGAGTTAGATGAAACTGAAGGTGATCCATTCGAATACAATATTATCCGTTTCATTCAAAGTTTTTTTCCTGAAGAAAACCGTTTTCTTATCAATTTAGGTATTCATAATTTATTTGTAAGAGATTTAACAGTACCTCTTGTTTCGGAGAAAGCCATCCAAGAAGTTTTACCATTTGAAGTTGAAAATTTAGTTCCTTATCCTATGGAGGAGCTAGAGGTTATCGGTAAAACTTGGAGGACAAGTAAAGAAAATTCAGACGTGATCACTTTCAATGTTCACCACTCTGAATTGTTTCGGGCATTAAAGCCCTTTGCCAAAGGTGATTTGACATTAAGTTGTCTGTCATTAGACTCATTTGTCATCTCTTCCCTTATCACAAAAAACTATCCGCTATTAATTGGTGATAAAACCATATTACAACTAGACTTAGGTGGCCGTTATAGTATTTTAAATGTATTATATGAAGGGAAACTTAGACACACTCGACAAATTTATATTGGTGGAGAAGAAATAACTTCTGAAATTGCCAATATTTTAAAGGTAGATTTAGACGAAGCAAGACTTATCAAAGAGTCGCTACCAATTGGATTTTTGTTTGATACTATTGACAAAGGAGATGAAACAAAATTTCTAAATCAGTTTCATATCAATGGATCACAATTCAAATCAATACGAAAATTCATTTTGGTTAAACTTGATCAAATTATCCATGAAGTTGAAAATAGTATTTTTTCTTTACCAGAACAAGAACGTCCAAGTTTGATCTTACTTTCTGGAGGAGCAAGTCTTTATCCAAGTTTAACTGCTTATCTGGAAGAGAAGTTGGGAATCAAAACTGGTCGTTATGAATTCCTTGGAATTAATGATCCAAGTTTTGTGACTGCTGTGGCAACAGGAGTTCATTTTGAATCTAGGAATAGAGTTAATTTTTTAGAAACTGGATTCGCTAAGAAAATTCATACCAATCGTTTTAAACTTTCTGCATTCAAACCGCATATCATTCTAGTTAGTATTTCATTAATCCTTTTGTTTGGAGTTTTCATCATAGGGATTATTTTAGATAAACGTAAAATTGCTGCAGGCAAACAGATCTTAATTGAAAAATATAAAAATGGGATAGGCGGGGAGTTGGGTGAAGATGAAGACCCAGTTTACGCAGCAAATAATAAGTTAAAAGCAGAACGCAAAAAAACTGAAATTTATCGTTTGTTTTTATCCCAAGAAAGTGTTCTTGATGTTCTAAATGAAGCGACAGAACAATTTCCATCCCCAGAAGTTTTACCGTTTATTTTGGATCAATTTAACTTTGAAGAAAAGGAAATCCAAATTTATGGTAGAGTAAACGAATTTGGTGAAATAGGAACTATTCAGTCCGCACTTGAAAAATCTGAAAAATTTACAAATATCCAAATTCAAAATAAACGACTCATCACTGGTGTGAATAAATTCAAAGTAAGTTTTAAAATCAAGATGGATGTTGTGACTCCAAAGGATGAACCATAA